Sequence from the Clostridium botulinum genome:
TTTAATAAAAAGGGGGTTATAAAATTGAAATTTAATTATATTGATGGGGGGATTACTTCTCCTAAAGGGTTTTTAGCTTCTGGCATACATTGTGGATTAAAGAAAAGCACTATGAAAAAAGATTTAGCTTTAATTTACTCAGAAGTTGAGGCAAATGGTGCTGGAGTTTACACAAAAAATAAAGTAAAAGGGGCACCACTTTATATCACTAAGGAACATTTAACTAATAAAAAAGCAAGAGCAATTGTAATTAATAGTGGTAATGCTAACACATGTAATGGTGAGGATGGCTTGAAAAAAGCAAAAAAGACTGCTAATCTTCAAGCAAAAGAATTAAAAATAAAAACTGACGAGGTTTTAGTTGCTTCTACTGGGGTAATTGGGGTTCCACTAAATATAGATGCAATAAAATCTGGTCTTCCTCTTCTTACAAAATCATTATCTAAAGAAGGTTATCATGATGCTGCATATGCTATTATGACAACTGATACATTTCAAAAACAATTAGCTTTAGAATTCTACCTTGGTAATAAAAAAGTAACTTTAGCTGCTATGGCAAAGGGATCTGGAATGATTGAACCAAATATGGGGACTATGCTTTCATTTATAACTACTGATTTAAATATTTCGCCTAAACTATTAGATGAAGCATTAAAAACTAGTACTAATTTAAGTTATAACAGAGTTAGTGTTGATGGTGACACTAGTACTAATGACATGGTTATTATTTTAGCTAATGGTCTAGCTGAAAATAAAATTATTAAAGACAAAGATGAAGACTATAATCTTTTTTTAATGGCATTAAATGATTTAAATGTAAAGCTTGCAAAAAAAATTGCTAAAGATGGTGAAGGTGCTACAAAGTTAA
This genomic interval carries:
- the argJ gene encoding bifunctional glutamate N-acetyltransferase/amino-acid acetyltransferase ArgJ produces the protein MKFNYIDGGITSPKGFLASGIHCGLKKSTMKKDLALIYSEVEANGAGVYTKNKVKGAPLYITKEHLTNKKARAIVINSGNANTCNGEDGLKKAKKTANLQAKELKIKTDEVLVASTGVIGVPLNIDAIKSGLPLLTKSLSKEGYHDAAYAIMTTDTFQKQLALEFYLGNKKVTLAAMAKGSGMIEPNMGTMLSFITTDLNISPKLLDEALKTSTNLSYNRVSVDGDTSTNDMVIILANGLAENKIIKDKDEDYNLFLMALNDLNVKLAKKIAKDGEGATKLIECRILGASTEKDAVKLGKSVINSNLVKTAIFGSDANWGRILCSLGYAKVDFNPEKVDVYFESSSGSIKVCENGSSLPFDEEKAREILLQDEIIIKVDLFLGNFSACVWGCDLSYDYVKINGEYRS